In Streptomyces liangshanensis, the DNA window CGGGCCCACCGCCGTCAAGGCGTGGTACGACGAGGTCGCCTCGTACGACTTCCGCGCCGGCGGATTCAGCCACGCGACCGGGCACTTCACCCAGTTGGTGTGGCGCGGCTCGAAGCGGATCGGCGCGGCGCGGGCGACGGGCCGGGGCGGGGAGTGGTTCGAGAACTACGTCGTGGTGACGTTCAGCCCGCCCGGGAACGTGGAGGGCCGCTTCCGGGAGAACGTACAGGTCAAGGTGCGTTAGAACGCACGGGTCAAGGTGCGTCAGAACGCCTCGGGGGCGGTGGCCGACGCGCCCGTCGGCCGGGTCAGGGTCCAGTAGCCGACGTGCGGGACCATGCCCAGCGTCCTGTTCGCCCGGAGGATGGGCTCGTTCGTCACGTCGTTGTGCGTGGTGACGGTCTCGACCCCGGCCCGGCAGGCGTAGAGGAGCGAGGCGGCCTTCACCGCCGCCGCGACCCCCCGGCCCCGCCGGACGGGGTCGGTGGCGGTGAAGGCCACGTGCCAGCGGTTCGTGTCCGTCAGGGGGGTGAGGACCGTGATGGCGTCGGCGCGTACGGTGCCGGTCGTCACGTCCGCCCCGGCGGCCGGGCCGTGTTCCGCCTGGATCGGCTCGGCGAGCAGGAAGACGGTGCCGGGAGGGCAGTCCGCGAGCCACGCGTACGGGTCGACGGGCCGTTCGCCGTAGGGCAGGGGGATCCCGGGCCGGCAGCGCTCGGCGCACTCCACGATCGCCTCCTGCTCCGTGCTCGGGTCCGCCAGCCGGACCCGCACCCCGGCGCGCTCCAGCGCGGACCCGGCCCGCTGGGCCAACTCCGCCTCGTGACCGGTCAGGTCGAACCGGAAGCCGACACTGTGGTGGAGGACACCGAAGCCGTACCGCTCGGCGAAGGCCCTTCCGCGCGGGAGGTCGTCCCGCAGCGAGCTGGTGACGGTTCCGGCGGCGGCCCCGTCCCGCCCGGTCACCAGCGGGTCCTCCATCAGCCTGTCCGCGAGCGCGGTCCCGATCCCCCGGCCGCGCTCCGCCGGGTCGACCGCGATCCGGGTGGCGGCCGTACCGAGGAAGACGAGGTCTTCCGACACCTTCGCCGCGCCCACCAGCCGCCCGTCCCGCTCGGCGACCAGGGCGCGTCCCGGCGCGTCCCGCGCGGCGGCCAACACGCCCAGGTCCGCGCGCAGGAGGTGCCGGACGTCGCTCGGGCTCGTCAGGTTCAGCAACTCCACCGCGGCGTCCACGTCGGCCGCGCCGAGCGGGCGCACCGACCAGGTCAGGTCTGAGTTCATGACCCCCACCGTAAACGCAAAGGCGGACAAACCATCCGAGAGGGTCCACGAACCAGCCCCACGCCGCCGGCCCGGACACGAGGGGTGCGTGGAACCACGGGGGGGTGTGGAACCACAGGGGCATGCGGCGGCCGTACGGAAAAGCGGACCGGCCCGTACGTGTGCGTCGTACGGGCCGGTCCTGGGAAAGGCCGGGGTGTGGAGGGGGGTCAGACTCCGGCCTGGGTCTTCTCGGTGACGACCTTCCCGCCCGCCTCGGACGCCGGGGCGTCGGAGTCGGCGTCGGCGTCGGCGTCGGCGTCACCGGCGGACGCGCCGTGGTCGTCCAGGAGCGTCGTCTCGTCGAACGGGATGCGGCCCGCGAGGACCTCGCCCGCCCGCTCCTTGTCGATCTCCTTGGTCCACGTGCCGACCAGGACGGTCGCCACGGCGTTGCCCGCGAAGTTCGTCAGGGCGCGCGCCTCGCTCATGAAGCGGTCGATGCCGACGATGAGGCCGACGCCGTCCACCAGTTCCGGGCGGTGCGACTGGAGGCCGCCGGCCAGGGTCGCCAGACCGGCGCCGGTGACACCCGCCGCGCCCTTGGAGGCGACGATCATGAAGAGGAGGAGCGAGATCTGCTCGCCGATCGACAGCGGGTCGCCCATCGACTGCGCGATGAAGAGCGAGGACATCGTCAGGTAGATGGCGGTGCCGTCGAGGTTGAAGGAGTAGCCGGTCGGCACGGTGATGCCGACGACGGGCTTGCTGATGCCCATGTGCTCCATCTTCGCGATGAGGCGCGGCAGGGCCGACTCCGACGACGAGGTGGAGAGGATCAGCAGGAACTCACGGCCCAGGTACTTCAGCAGGAGCAGCAGGTTCATGCCGGCGACGAATCGCAGCAGCGCGCCCAGGATGACGAAGACGAAGATCGCGCAGGTGACGTAGAAGCCGATCATGATGACGGCGAGCGACTTGAGCGCGTCCACGCCGGTCTCGCCGACGACCGCGGCCATCGCGCCGAAGGCGCCGACCGGGGCGGCCCACATGATCATGGCGAGGATGCGGAAGACGAGGCGCTGGATGTGCCCGATGCCGCGCAGGACCGGCTCGCCCGCCTTGCCCATCGCCTGGAGCGCGAAGCCCGCGAGCAGCGCGACCAGCAGCGTCTGGAGGACTTCGCCCTCCGTGAAGGCGGACACCATGGTCTTGGGGATGATGCCGAGCAGGAAGTCCGGCAGGGACTCGCTCGCGCCCTCCGCCTGCGCCGCGCCCACGCCCTTCGTGGCCTCGGTCAGGTGCAGGCCCGAGCCCGGCTCCAGGATGTTGCCGACGACGAGGCCGATGGCCAGGGCGACGGTGGACATCACCATGAAGTAGCCGAGGGCCAGTCCGCCGACGGCGCCGACCTTGGCGGCCTTCCGGACGGAACCGACTCCGAGCACGATGGTGCAGAAGATGATCGGCGAGATCATCATCTTGATCAGGTTCACGAAGCCCGTGCCCAGCGGCTTGAGCTCGACGGCGACGCCCGGAGCCGCGAAGCCCACCAGGATGCCGAGCGCGACGGCTGCGATCACCGCTATGTACAGGTAATGCGTACGGTCCCGCCTTGCTGCGGCCACGGGTCCTCCTTGACTCGTCCCTGCGATGCCCCCGTCGTCCCGACTGGGGTCCCGGCGACTATCCACCACCGTGTGACGCCGGTCACCCTTGCGTTCATTTCGTTCATACGATTCCGGACAGGCAGACTTGGGCCATGCGTCTGCCCCGTCGGCTGCCCCGCCGACTCCCCCGCCGCCTCCCGCGCCCCCGCAGCCTGGCGGGCCAGCTCTTCGCGATGCAGGTCGTGCTGGTGGCGGCCGTCGTGGCGGGCTGCGCGGTCTTCGCGTACGTCACCGATCGTGCCCAGGCCGACGAGACGGCACGGGGGCAGGTTCTGGCCGCGGCGCGCGCCATGGCCGATTCGCCCTCCGTACGGGAGGCGATACGGACGCCCGACCCGACGGCGGTGCTCCAGCCGTACGCGGAGCGGGTGCGGCACGACACCGGGGTCGACTTCGTGACGATCATGAATCCGAAGGGGATCCGCTGGACGCACCCCGATCCGAAGCAGATCGGCATGCCCTTCCTGGGGCGTACGGCCCCTGCGCTGGCGGGGCACACGTTCACCGAGACCTACACCGGGACGCTCGGCCCCTCGATGCGGGCCGTGACACCGATCGAGGACGGCGGGAGGATCACCGGGCTGATCAGCGTCGGCATCACCGTCGACCGCATCTCGACGCAGGTGACCG includes these proteins:
- a CDS encoding GNAT family N-acetyltransferase; the protein is MNSDLTWSVRPLGAADVDAAVELLNLTSPSDVRHLLRADLGVLAAARDAPGRALVAERDGRLVGAAKVSEDLVFLGTAATRIAVDPAERGRGIGTALADRLMEDPLVTGRDGAAAGTVTSSLRDDLPRGRAFAERYGFGVLHHSVGFRFDLTGHEAELAQRAGSALERAGVRVRLADPSTEQEAIVECAERCRPGIPLPYGERPVDPYAWLADCPPGTVFLLAEPIQAEHGPAAGADVTTGTVRADAITVLTPLTDTNRWHVAFTATDPVRRGRGVAAAVKAASLLYACRAGVETVTTHNDVTNEPILRANRTLGMVPHVGYWTLTRPTGASATAPEAF
- a CDS encoding cation:dicarboxylate symporter family transporter gives rise to the protein MAAARRDRTHYLYIAVIAAVALGILVGFAAPGVAVELKPLGTGFVNLIKMMISPIIFCTIVLGVGSVRKAAKVGAVGGLALGYFMVMSTVALAIGLVVGNILEPGSGLHLTEATKGVGAAQAEGASESLPDFLLGIIPKTMVSAFTEGEVLQTLLVALLAGFALQAMGKAGEPVLRGIGHIQRLVFRILAMIMWAAPVGAFGAMAAVVGETGVDALKSLAVIMIGFYVTCAIFVFVILGALLRFVAGMNLLLLLKYLGREFLLILSTSSSESALPRLIAKMEHMGISKPVVGITVPTGYSFNLDGTAIYLTMSSLFIAQSMGDPLSIGEQISLLLFMIVASKGAAGVTGAGLATLAGGLQSHRPELVDGVGLIVGIDRFMSEARALTNFAGNAVATVLVGTWTKEIDKERAGEVLAGRIPFDETTLLDDHGASAGDADADADADSDAPASEAGGKVVTEKTQAGV